From the Anaerolineae bacterium genome, the window GGTCAGCAAGGCTCTGGCCTTGGAGTTTGGTGACCCAGCGGATGGTGCCGGTAGTTGCGTCCAGCGCGACGGCCTGGATGGCTTCGGTACCCACAAAGACCGTCTGCTTATCCACACTGAGAGCGGGAGAGGTCAAGATTGGCGCGCCGAGGTCCCGTTCCCACTGGCGAGCGCCGTCCGTCAGGCGCAGTGCGGTCAATTTGCCGTTCTCTGAAGCAACGTACACCCAGCCGCGGCTTTCATCCATCAGCGGAGCTGTTGAACTGGGGCCGGTATAGACTTGCCAGCGCAGGGAGCCGGTGGCAGCATCCAGAGCGTAGGTATAACCTTCCTGAGTGCTGAAGACCACCGTATCGCTCATAACTCCGGCCGAATGACGGATAGGGCTGTTAACGGCGTAACTCCACAGAGGGGCGCCGGTAGAAGCGTCGCGGGCATACATCACACCATCCATGCTTCCAATGAAGAGCCGTCCAGAGGCAACAACCGGCTGAGCGCGCGAAGCAAAAGGTGCCTCGTACCACTTCCAGGTGTAGCAATACGGTGGATCCACCTGCTGAGGGCTATAATTGGTGCGCTGGGCGTCGCGCCCTAATTGTGGCCAATCCCCTGGCGCCGGTCGTGGTGGGGCTTCAGGAGGCGCTCTGAGGACGCTGAAACCCAGCAGGAGGCTGCTTGCCAGCCCGAATAGCCAGCGAAGAGCAACGCTTCCTCCCCGAAAGCTTGAGGGACCTCCAAACCTCAGGGTCAGAATCGGCTTCCTCATCTCCTTCTTTTCCAGGACACCAGAAGGAGGTCACACGTCATAGGTAACAAACTCGTCAGTGCAATTCCTCGTGCAGGTTTAGCGAGCTTTATCCATAGGGCGCATTCACTTTAAAAAGGCCAGTTCGTAAAAGTGCGAGATGGCCAGAACCCTGGCTCCAATCCCTTTGCTCAGGTCTTCCAGATTCAGGTTATCCAGAGTCAGCTGCTCCCTGGCATCCAGCATAACCTTCGGGATTACCACCGAACCGCCCTCAAACCTTTCACGCAAAGCTTCTATTAAGTCCTTTCCAGCCAAGAGGCCAGAAACGGTAACAGTCGGGCCGAAAAGGCGATTCTCAATGGCCACCACTTCCATTTGCGAGCCAGTAAGGCTATTGAATTCCTCGGCAATCTTTTTCACAAGCGGGAAGGGCATTGTTCCGCACGCCGCCATTCCCTTGAAACCCAAAGCAGGAAGCGAGCTCCTGTGCTTCTCCCAGTTATCCAGGAAAAGCCTGGAAAGGCCTACTCCGTTCTCCAATTGAGGGAAACCATCGTATTCCACAGCGGGCGGGATAGGGAGATCCGTCATGAAATACCACTCATCGGATAAATAAACCAGGCCCTTTTTCAAGGAGCGGCGGAAACGTTTCTGGCGACTTAGCACCAGAGCCACAACTTCTTCAGCCTCAGGGCGGGTATACGGTCGGAGCCCCGGAGGGCAGAACTTAGTCACCCCCACTGGCACCACAGCAATGGACTGGACAGTGGGATGAAGAGCCGAAAGCTCATCAATAGTGCGCTCAAGGTGCGGGCCATCGTTCCTTCCGGGGATAAGCACAACTTGAGCGTGCACAAGGATCCCGAGCTCGCCAAGGCGTCGGATTTGTTCCAGGACATCTGGGGCAGAAGGATTGTTCAGAAGCTCTCGCCGTAAAGTTAGATCGGTGCTGTGGACGGAAACATAAAGAGGGCTAAGGCGCTGCTCAGCCAGGCGTTCCCAATCTTCCTCCGTCAGGTTTGTAAGGGTTATGTAATTGCCGAAGAGAAATGAATAGCGGTAATCGTCATCTTTTACGTAGAGGCTTGGCCGGAGCCCCCGGGGAAGCTGGTGGATGAAACAGAAATCGCACTGGTTCGGGCATCTCCTTATCCCATCAAAGACCGGTTCCTCAAACTCCAGACCCCACTCCTCTCCATACTCCCTAACCGTCCGGATGACAAAGGGCTCTCCTTCCCTTTCTCCGACTATCTCCAGTTCTTCTTCTGCGGTGTAAAAATTGAAGTCAATAACGTCCCTTAAAGGGTGTCCGTTAACTTTTAAAAGGCGATCTCCAGGTTTAAGGCCAAGCCTGTGGGCCAGCCCCCCAGGTTCTACCACCTTTATTAACCCACCTCTCGCCTTCACACCCCCTCCAGAATCTGCATAACAGCCTGAGCGCATTTTTCCCAAGAAAAGCTGGCAGCCCTTTCCCTGCCTTTTAAGATTGTTTCTTCCGGCACCCCCTCCCTCCAGACTTTTACCATAACCCGGGCCATTTCTTCAACGTCTAATGGATCCACCAGAAAACCTATACCTTCGGCCAGCTCGGGCAGGGAGGAAGTTTTGGAGCACATAACCGGGACCCCACAAGCCATCGCCTCTAATACCGGGAAACCGAACCCCTCGTAAAGGGAAGGGAAGACGAACAGTTTGGCCCCGCTCATTAAAGCCATAAGGTCGTCCCTGGGGACATACCCGGTCAAGATGAGGTCTTCCCGGGGGGCGGGAATTGCCTCCTGGTAGAGCCATCCCGGCTTGCCCGCCATTACCAGCTTCACAGGGGCTGAAGTCTCCTGACGGAAAAGGGCGAAAGCTTCCACCAGGCGCTTAAGGTTCTTTCGGGGCTGGATTGTGCCTACGTAGAGGAAATAATCCCCTTCAATACCGTAGCGGCTCTTAACTTTCTCTACTCGCCTCCTATCCATGACCGGTTTCACAGCGGGGTCAAGTCCCGGATAAACCACGCGTATTTTGCCTATAGGCACACGGTAAAATTTCACCAGATCTCCGCACGTGGCTTTGGAGTCGGCAATTACCACTGAAGCCACCAGAGCATTGTAGCGGGTTGAAAGGTCAAGGTAAAGCCTCTGGAGGAAAGGGTGAGCTTTGGGGAAATATTTGAAGCCGAGGTCGTGGATGGTGACCACGGTGGTTTTGGGATGGATCAGGGGGATAACGTGGGCAGGAACGAAAAGGACGTCGGGCGGGTAAAGGGCCATTTCCAGGGAAAGGCGGAAGTGGGTCCAGAGGCGAGGGAATGGGATGACCCGGAACTCCAAGCTGGAGAACCCCAGAAGCTCAATGTAAAACTCCTGAGGGGGAGGAGAGTTGAAGTAGAGGCGCAGGGTGTTGCGGCGAAGTTTTGCTAAATATTTTATGAGAAAACGGGAGTAATTTTCCGTCCCTGTGGGAGAAGAGGAAACAGCCCTGCTGGCGTCTATCCCTATGAGCACTGCTCTTCCTCCAGGGCTTTTATCTTGGCGATGCGGCGGTAATGTCTATCTACTTCGGAAAATTTCGCGTTGAGGAAGGTTTTGACTATCTCAAAGGCAACTCCTTTCCCCACCACCCAGGCTCCCAGGCAGAGGATATTGGCATCGTTGTGTTCCCGGGCCATGCGGGCGGTAAAAATATCGTAGCAAGCGGCAGCTCTTACCCCTTTTATTTTATTGGCCGCTATGCTCATCCCCACACCTGTCCCGCAGATCAAAATTCCAGCATCAGCTCTGCCTTCGGCTACTGCGCGGCCCACGATAGCAGCGAAATCAGGGTAATCGGAAGGCTCAGCGGAGTAGGTGCCAGCATCGTAAACCTGGTGGCCGAGCTCCCTGAGGAGCTCTATCACCTCCTGCTTGAGGTTGAATCCAGCATGGTCCGAGCCTACCGCGATGCGCAATTTTCCTCCTTTGTCCACTTTTTAGCTTTGAGGACTCTTTTACCGATAGGGGGATGGGAGTAGAAAAGAATTTCAGCCCAGCGAGGGGGGAAGGCCTCGGCCAGGTTCTGGTCTGCCAGTTTTACCATTGCCGAGGCGAAGGCTTCAGGATTCTGCGTGGCCTTGAGGGAGTAATCATCGGCCAGGGATTCCCTCCAGCGGGAGTAAGCGGCGGTGATGGGGGTGGATAGGAAAAGCAGGACCCCCATGGTCCCGGCCAGGAGTGGGAAAGCAGCCAGGTCTTCTACCCCTTCATAGCCCATAAGCCGGACGAGGGTCGGGAAAATCTGGCCCGTAGCCCAGAAGATGAAGAGATTAAGGAAAGACTGAAAAGCAATCCCCCAGGCTATATCGCGGTGAATGTGGTGGGCGAGCTCATGGGCTAAAATGGTCTCAATTTCATCGGGAGAGTAATCCTTAAGCAAAGTATCGCCCAGGAGGATACGGCGAGTATTTCCCCAACCCACCAGAGCTGCATTCCCGGCCGTGGTTTTGGCCGAAAGCTCTAAAGTAAAGATGCCCCTAACCTTCGTGCCCGCCCTCTCCGCCAAGCGCATCAGCCTGGATTTAAGATCCTCATCTTCTAAAGGGCGGAAGGGGATGAAAAGGGGGAGGATCAGCACTGGAAAAAGGTTGGTCAAGATCACGGAAAAGAAAGTGAAGGCCACCCACGCCCAGAGCCACCAGAGGTCAGGAGATTTAGCCAGGAGTAAATAGAGGAGTTCAGTAGCGATGACGCCAAGGACTACCGCCAGAGCACTGGCTTTGAGCTGGTCCGAAAACCAACTTTTCAGAGATTGAGTGGAAAGGCCATAGCGGTGCTGGAGGACAAACCCTCCATACCAGGCCAGTGGAAGGCCCGCTAGCCAGTAAAAGGCATAAAAGGCAAGGAAATAAAGGGCTATAAGCACCTCCCTCCTCGGAGCAAAACTTTCCAGGACTTCTTTGAGCCAGGTGGATAGGCCTCCAAAGAGAAAGAGGGCCAGAATTAAAGCCCCTTGGGCTAAATCCAGGGCAAAGAGGAGGTAACGCTTCCTGGCGTATTCCTTGGCTTTCTGCTGGCGCTCGGGATCGAATTCCAAATTCATCGCTCCTCCAGTTCTATGCCTTCCTTCCACAGGAGGGCCGCTGTTATTCCCATCCCCTCCCTCAAAGCCCCTGTGAAAGAGCCATCGTGGATAAATCTAACGCCACAGGAAGGGCTGCGAGCCTTCAGGATAGCTTTTATTACCCCAAGCTTCTGAGCCAGAGCCAGAGCTTTAAAAGCTCCCCTGAGGAAAGCTTCGGTGACGTCAATTCCATCGCGATTTATGACTCTTGCCTTCCCTTCCAGGACGTCTCGACCGTCCCCACCCTGGATCTCTGCAGGGGCCCTGGGGACCGGTAGCCCTCCAGCTACTTCGGGGCATATGGGAACAGCAAGCCCCTCTGCTATCATCCTCTGAATTTCAGGGTCCGGTGAGCTACTCCCATCGTAACGGCATGGGATGCCCGCAAGGCATGCGCTAACCATTATAATCCCAGCTCCCATCTTTCTGTTACCTTTTCCGGGAATTGTCACACTCTCTAAAGGGTGCGATGCAATACCCCAGAGGCCATCTGGAGATTGCACCATCGCAAAGGTCTTTCCGATCGGGAATACTCAATCCGCTGGTTTCAGTTGCAGAACTGCCACTGCCAGGCCCATAAGGAGCCAGAAAAGGCTCACAGAGTGGGGGAAATCCAGGTTGAAAAAGTAATGGTCAAAGATTCCCCCCACAAGGGCTCCACCTATAGCCCCCACAAGCCCCATCAGGATGGGCTCCATTTCCGGGTCTGAAGCTATGGCTTTCCATCTTTCCAGGAAAAGGGAGAAAAACCTGCCCACAATAGACAGGAAAACCAGAACTCCAGGTATGCCCATGTATTCGGCCATGAGGAGGTAGAGGCTGGAAACACCGATGTAAATATCAATGTCAGGGGTTCCCGAGAACCCGACCCCGAACCAAGGGTAGCGGGATATTAGAATCAGGGCATCCTTGTATTCGCCGAAACGCATCCTGGTGGCCAGGTCTTTCCCTGCCAGGCCAGCTTGGAGCCTCTCAAGGTAGGGTTGGGCCTGGGGCAGGAACAACAGGAAGATAGCTGCCAGGGCCACTAACGCGAAGATGGCCCTGTATCGGATGATGCCTGTAATCATGAGAGCAGCCACTAGGCCCAAAAGGGCGCTCCGGGAATAAGTAAGGTAAAGGCAGAACCAGAGAATACCCAGCGAAGGCAGGATTAAGTATCGGGGCAGTAAAGGCTTGCGAGCGAAAAGCTGGGGAGTAAAAAGTGCGATGGCTATCATAATTGAGCCGCCCAGGACGTTGGGGTCAATTGAGGTGCCCACAGCCCGCAGGGGTAATTCTGGATTGTTTTCCACATAGCGCAGCACGCTCCACCCTGTTGGGTATCCAACCCGGCCCAGAGCCGAAAGGAGACGGACGGCCGTATAGCTGGGAAGGAAGTAGAGAACGATGGCAATGATAGCCTCGGCCAGGGCAAAAGCCCCTATGGCCCCCACCACCTGCTTCAGCTTCACCCTATCTTTCAATGAATTTACCACCACAAAGACCAGGGCTATGGCCAGGAGTATTTCTACGAAACGCCTCAAAACTGTAGCTGTAAGGTCGGCATGGGCGAGGCCCGCCACAAAGGAAGCGCATGCCAGGAGGATGAAAACGATCACAAAAGGGCCAATGGGTGAACCTTCAATCGGGTTTTTCCTCAGAGCAGCTCCCGCAATCCAAGCACCGAAGACCAGAAGGAGAGCTGCGTCCAGGAAAGTGGGATAAAAACCAAGCCTCAAGGGCAAAACCCCGAAGGGTAAAAGGTAAATGATGGCTACAAGCCCGAAGAAGCCCCAGCGTATGTCTTTCAGAGTAAGGATAGAACCAACAATGGCTATGGTCAAACCCCAGGCAATCAGGGGCGAAAGGAAAGAAATATAAGCGCCCCCACAGAGGGAGACAAGAAGGAAAAGGCCCGCCAGAGCCCATGCGGCCTTTGGGTTTTGAGAACGCAAAAGGATTCTCTGCAACCTTTCCATGGTTCACCTCTGATGGAAGTATACCACTGATAGTCTAACGCGGCAAAATTTCGAAGATTGGAAAAGGGAAGCGAGGCTTCCATCCGGGAAAGCCGGAGGGGGATAACCGCATCCTGCCCATGAGGAGCGTGGGGCTCGCTTAAAAGGGTGGTTCTACGATGGCGGGTCCTTTGCTTTGTCTTCAGGCCCGATTGTGGTAAAATTTTCACAAAGTCACCCGCCTTACCCGGTAGAATGATGGAAAAGCCTTGCTTTAAATCAGTAGGCATACTCTACCACCCCCGTATTCCGGCTTCCCCGGAGATGGCGGAGGAAATAAGAGCTTTCCTTCAGGAAAGAGGCATTGAATCCTGGGTCTGCTCTGCGTGGGATGAGCCAGGGATAAAAATAAGGCTTGAGGGAACCTCCATGCTCATCACTCTCGGAGGCGACGGGACCATTTTGAGAGCTGCCAGGGTTTCCGTCGGCCACAATGTTTTGATCCTGGGGTTAAACCTGGGGAGGCTCGGATTCTTGGCAGAAATGACCCCCCAGAACTGGCAGGAGGTCCTTTCCTCAGTGCTGGCAGGCAATTACTGGACTGAGGAGAGGATGATGCTTATGGCTTCCTTCCTGCGAGGAGGAAAAGTGAAAGCTTCCTATCACGCTCTCAATGATGTGGTGGTGAGCCGGGGAACTCTGGCCCGCATCGTGCATCTATCCACCTATATCGACGGTTATTATTTCACCACTTATCACGCTGATGGCCTTATAGTCTCCACCCCCACGGGTTCCACGGCTTATGCCCTGGCTGCCGGAGGCCCTATCCTTCCTCCTGAACTGCACAACATTCTCCTCATCCCGATAGCACCTCACCTGTGCCTGGACAAAGCAGTAGTTCTTTCAGAAGGTTCTTGGGTTCGGATTATAGTTTCCACAGACCATCAGGCAATCCTCACGGTGGACGGACAACTGGAAGTAAACCTGCGGGATGGGGACGAGGTTAAAGTTCAGGCCAGCCCTTATTTGGCTTACTTCGCAAGGGTGAGGGAACGCTCCTACTTTTACCAGACCCTTCTGGAAAGATTGAGGGAGAGCTATTGATGCTGGAGCGCTATGCACGGCCTCAGATGCTCAAGATCTGGAGCCTGGAAAACCAGTATCGCAAATGGCTTGAGGTGGAGATAGCCGTGTGCGAGGCCTGGGCCGAGCTGGGTATTATCCCCTTTGAAGCCGTTGAAAAGATAAGGAGCCGCGCCCACTTTGACCCCGAAGAGATCGCCAGAATTGAAGCCCGGACCCACCACGATATGCTGGCTTTTCTGGAAAATGTCTCCAGCTACGTGGGAGATGAAGCCCGTTTCCTCCACTACGGGCTTACTTCTTCCGATGTAAAAGATAGCGCTTTAGCTTTGCAGTTAAAAGAGGCCATGGATTTAATTTTATCGGATGTGGACGAAGTCATCTCTGAACTCAAAGCCCAGGCTTTCCGCCACAGAGATACCCTGATGATGGGCAGGACGCACGGGATTTTTGCGGAGCCCATAACCCTTGGGGTGGTTTTTGCCCGCTGGACCTTTGAAATGTTCCGCCATCGGGAAAGGCTTAAAGCTGCCCGGGAGGCCATATCGGTTGGGAAATTCTCCGGCGCAGTGGGAACCTATGCATCCCTAGATCCAAGGGTTGAGGAGATAGCGTGCCGAAAGCTGGGCCTTAAGCCCGACCCCGCCTCAAGTCAGGTCATAAGCAGGGATCGCCACGCTGAATGTATCTGGGCCATGGCCGCGACGGCTTCCTCAGTGGAAAAATTTGCCCAGGACATCCGTCACCTCCAGAGAACGGAGGTAGGGGAGCTGGAAGAGCCTTTCCTTCCCGGACAGAAAGGCTCTTCGGCGATGCCTCATAAGCGCAATCCAATCCTCGCTGAGAGGCTCTGCGGAATAGCCCGCCTTCTCAGGGGACACCTCATTTCAGCTCTGGAAAATATGCCCCTCTGGCTTGAAAGGGATATGAGCCATTCAGTGGTGGAAAGGTTCATTTTCCCCGAAGCTTTTTGCCTGCTGGATTACCTCCTGACCCGTTTCGCCTGGCTTGTCCGTAACCTCAGGGTTAACCGGGAAAAGATGAAGGAGAATCTATCCCGGAGCCTCGGCCTTTACGCCTCCGAAGCAGTCATGATGGCTCTGGTGGACAGAGGCATGAAAAGGGAAGAGGCCCACGAGCTGGTTCAGAAGTTAGCTATGAAAGCCTGGGAAGAGAGGAAAAACTTCGGCGATTTGCTCAAAGCCTCCCTTTCTCCGAACCCTTTCACCCCTGAGGAAATTGATTCCTTCCTGGACCTCAGACGATATACCCGCCACTGCGATGTGATTTTCCAGAGACTGGCGGAATGCAAAGAGATTTAACCAACCATGCAGAATTTTCTGGCTTTTCTCTGGGGAGGGGTGATAGCCGTTCTCGGCGGATTGATCGGCCTGGGTGGGGCGGAGTTCCGCTTGCCCGTTCTGGTGGGCATATTCAAGTATCGCACTCTGCAGGCGATCGTCATTAACCTGGCCATAAGCCTGGTAACGGTGGTTTTTTCCTTCATATTTCGGGCCAGTTTCACCAGGTTCAGCCATATATCGGCCAACTTTTACATCATCCTCAATGTCCTGACCGGGTCTCTCCTTGGCGCATACATCGGTGTCAATTTCGCTACTAAACTTAACGAGCAAATTCTAACCCGTGTCGTGGTGGCTTTTCTGCTGGTGCTGAGCTTCTTGCTGATCAGCCATGCCTTCATCGCCAGTTTACCCGGCCTTCAGTTACCCCTAAGCCTGCGGATTTTGCTGGGCTTCACCGCCGGGATCGTGATCGGAATATTCAGCAGTATGCTGGGTGTTGCAGGGGGCGAAATAATTATCCCCACGGTCATGATCGTGTTTTCGGTTGACATAAAACTTGCAGGCTCCCTTAGTCTGGCTATAAGCATACCCACCATTATTATGGGGCTCATGAGGTATCATCGCCAGCGTAAATTGGGCGAGATTTACGCTCACCATGGGTTCATCGCCTTCATGGCCGCCGGTTCAATTCTCGGGGCTCTGGCTGGAAGCTATCTTCTGCGGTTTGTGTCCAGCGGGTTTCTCCACGTCTTGCTTGGGATGATCCTTTTCACTTCAGCGCTCAATCTGCTTCGGCGCAAAAGGGCACATCTTGCCGTTTAAACCTACTTTTTGAAGTTTGGGCTTTTGTGGCAGAAGCGTTATACTTTGTGAAGGCTGCCTGTAAAACCCTTGCTTCGTCAAGCTGAGTTTATCAGTGGTGGTCCCTTGCGTTTCCCGATGCTCGTATTCGGGCACTCACACGGTGCGGAG encodes:
- a CDS encoding NAD(+)/NADH kinase produces the protein MMEKPCFKSVGILYHPRIPASPEMAEEIRAFLQERGIESWVCSAWDEPGIKIRLEGTSMLITLGGDGTILRAARVSVGHNVLILGLNLGRLGFLAEMTPQNWQEVLSSVLAGNYWTEERMMLMASFLRGGKVKASYHALNDVVVSRGTLARIVHLSTYIDGYYFTTYHADGLIVSTPTGSTAYALAAGGPILPPELHNILLIPIAPHLCLDKAVVLSEGSWVRIIVSTDHQAILTVDGQLEVNLRDGDEVKVQASPYLAYFARVRERSYFYQTLLERLRESY
- a CDS encoding DUF523 domain-containing protein, whose product is MIMVSACLAGIPCRYDGSSSPDPEIQRMIAEGLAVPICPEVAGGLPVPRAPAEIQGGDGRDVLEGKARVINRDGIDVTEAFLRGAFKALALAQKLGVIKAILKARSPSCGVRFIHDGSFTGALREGMGITAALLWKEGIELEER
- the rpiB gene encoding ribose 5-phosphate isomerase B — protein: MRIAVGSDHAGFNLKQEVIELLRELGHQVYDAGTYSAEPSDYPDFAAIVGRAVAEGRADAGILICGTGVGMSIAANKIKGVRAAACYDIFTARMAREHNDANILCLGAWVVGKGVAFEIVKTFLNAKFSEVDRHYRRIAKIKALEEEQCS
- a CDS encoding DUF512 domain-containing protein, whose amino-acid sequence is MKARGGLIKVVEPGGLAHRLGLKPGDRLLKVNGHPLRDVIDFNFYTAEEELEIVGEREGEPFVIRTVREYGEEWGLEFEEPVFDGIRRCPNQCDFCFIHQLPRGLRPSLYVKDDDYRYSFLFGNYITLTNLTEEDWERLAEQRLSPLYVSVHSTDLTLRRELLNNPSAPDVLEQIRRLGELGILVHAQVVLIPGRNDGPHLERTIDELSALHPTVQSIAVVPVGVTKFCPPGLRPYTRPEAEEVVALVLSRQKRFRRSLKKGLVYLSDEWYFMTDLPIPPAVEYDGFPQLENGVGLSRLFLDNWEKHRSSLPALGFKGMAACGTMPFPLVKKIAEEFNSLTGSQMEVVAIENRLFGPTVTVSGLLAGKDLIEALRERFEGGSVVIPKVMLDAREQLTLDNLNLEDLSKGIGARVLAISHFYELAFLK
- a CDS encoding PQQ-like beta-propeller repeat protein gives rise to the protein MRKPILTLRFGGPSSFRGGSVALRWLFGLASSLLLGFSVLRAPPEAPPRPAPGDWPQLGRDAQRTNYSPQQVDPPYCYTWKWYEAPFASRAQPVVASGRLFIGSMDGVMYARDASTGAPLWSYAVNSPIRHSAGVMSDTVVFSTQEGYTYALDAATGSLRWQVYTGPSSTAPLMDESRGWVYVASENGKLTALRLTDGARQWERDLGAPILTSPALSVDKQTVFVGTEAIQAVALDATTGTIRWVTKLQGQSLADRYPVVVSDTVVFRSQPIYSFHLLLHEGDDVMDRAGPLNPDWATDWANVKPHILNYLTAQPS
- a CDS encoding sulfite exporter TauE/SafE family protein, which codes for MQNFLAFLWGGVIAVLGGLIGLGGAEFRLPVLVGIFKYRTLQAIVINLAISLVTVVFSFIFRASFTRFSHISANFYIILNVLTGSLLGAYIGVNFATKLNEQILTRVVVAFLLVLSFLLISHAFIASLPGLQLPLSLRILLGFTAGIVIGIFSSMLGVAGGEIIIPTVMIVFSVDIKLAGSLSLAISIPTIIMGLMRYHRQRKLGEIYAHHGFIAFMAAGSILGALAGSYLLRFVSSGFLHVLLGMILFTSALNLLRRKRAHLAV
- a CDS encoding O-antigen ligase family protein → MERLQRILLRSQNPKAAWALAGLFLLVSLCGGAYISFLSPLIAWGLTIAIVGSILTLKDIRWGFFGLVAIIYLLPFGVLPLRLGFYPTFLDAALLLVFGAWIAGAALRKNPIEGSPIGPFVIVFILLACASFVAGLAHADLTATVLRRFVEILLAIALVFVVVNSLKDRVKLKQVVGAIGAFALAEAIIAIVLYFLPSYTAVRLLSALGRVGYPTGWSVLRYVENNPELPLRAVGTSIDPNVLGGSIMIAIALFTPQLFARKPLLPRYLILPSLGILWFCLYLTYSRSALLGLVAALMITGIIRYRAIFALVALAAIFLLFLPQAQPYLERLQAGLAGKDLATRMRFGEYKDALILISRYPWFGVGFSGTPDIDIYIGVSSLYLLMAEYMGIPGVLVFLSIVGRFFSLFLERWKAIASDPEMEPILMGLVGAIGGALVGGIFDHYFFNLDFPHSVSLFWLLMGLAVAVLQLKPAD
- a CDS encoding glycosyltransferase family 4 protein — encoded protein: MLIGIDASRAVSSSPTGTENYSRFLIKYLAKLRRNTLRLYFNSPPPQEFYIELLGFSSLEFRVIPFPRLWTHFRLSLEMALYPPDVLFVPAHVIPLIHPKTTVVTIHDLGFKYFPKAHPFLQRLYLDLSTRYNALVASVVIADSKATCGDLVKFYRVPIGKIRVVYPGLDPAVKPVMDRRRVEKVKSRYGIEGDYFLYVGTIQPRKNLKRLVEAFALFRQETSAPVKLVMAGKPGWLYQEAIPAPREDLILTGYVPRDDLMALMSGAKLFVFPSLYEGFGFPVLEAMACGVPVMCSKTSSLPELAEGIGFLVDPLDVEEMARVMVKVWREGVPEETILKGRERAASFSWEKCAQAVMQILEGV
- a CDS encoding M48 family metallopeptidase: MNLEFDPERQQKAKEYARKRYLLFALDLAQGALILALFLFGGLSTWLKEVLESFAPRREVLIALYFLAFYAFYWLAGLPLAWYGGFVLQHRYGLSTQSLKSWFSDQLKASALAVVLGVIATELLYLLLAKSPDLWWLWAWVAFTFFSVILTNLFPVLILPLFIPFRPLEDEDLKSRLMRLAERAGTKVRGIFTLELSAKTTAGNAALVGWGNTRRILLGDTLLKDYSPDEIETILAHELAHHIHRDIAWGIAFQSFLNLFIFWATGQIFPTLVRLMGYEGVEDLAAFPLLAGTMGVLLFLSTPITAAYSRWRESLADDYSLKATQNPEAFASAMVKLADQNLAEAFPPRWAEILFYSHPPIGKRVLKAKKWTKEENCASR
- the purB gene encoding adenylosuccinate lyase, whose product is MLERYARPQMLKIWSLENQYRKWLEVEIAVCEAWAELGIIPFEAVEKIRSRAHFDPEEIARIEARTHHDMLAFLENVSSYVGDEARFLHYGLTSSDVKDSALALQLKEAMDLILSDVDEVISELKAQAFRHRDTLMMGRTHGIFAEPITLGVVFARWTFEMFRHRERLKAAREAISVGKFSGAVGTYASLDPRVEEIACRKLGLKPDPASSQVISRDRHAECIWAMAATASSVEKFAQDIRHLQRTEVGELEEPFLPGQKGSSAMPHKRNPILAERLCGIARLLRGHLISALENMPLWLERDMSHSVVERFIFPEAFCLLDYLLTRFAWLVRNLRVNREKMKENLSRSLGLYASEAVMMALVDRGMKREEAHELVQKLAMKAWEERKNFGDLLKASLSPNPFTPEEIDSFLDLRRYTRHCDVIFQRLAECKEI